In Halichondria panicea chromosome 13, odHalPani1.1, whole genome shotgun sequence, one genomic interval encodes:
- the LOC135346635 gene encoding tripartite motif-containing protein 3-like has product MLDLYLLFLKLVLSAVKERCRKEFTILNDDAENLPDALPVYYKRDLKSLKNKIETHEARCRICIQRKRIVCTAVAVCSSCNFLCKECIHEHKSQYPDHEIVSLLELSQSDSDVMHHGLLKRQRSRSFTQKARCSIPSHFREPAQQYCLDCRIFVCAKCEEVHSSHTLMEMQQAAQVCKQSLIDKIPNVRVVHKRVAGASRDVQITKTSIDDQEAVLRSSIEHAFTKLLKILDRRKQEMISRLSDISNEKIKRLRDQEDELTRLAAEFERLEQYIESTVNMSTDYELLHSYKFIEEQSHSTQQKGSKLPIQPVEAANIALKNSSESHLRDLSLKHLNIFVEQANASSCTAEGAGLKIAETEKFARFSIKVVDKNHEPCSWIQNVTATLKCVDNDFSLSTEIVESSTNTYEACYSPQFRGAHKLSVFVNGNPITGSPFSVDVTKPLIELGKSQGTMYGVTGPRGIVVNKLNNILVCEWNGHKIVEVDKLGRQICEFGKGEVHHPASIAVAEDGSMFITDAAGKECCLAKYGEDGRLLKKIGAEGKKVCEFLNPRGVRIRENKEVWVCDRDNHRIQIFSLSLAFLRTFDISQIDSHLEQKPKPNDVIFNKSGNFYITDFGNHCILCFSASGDYRFSFSGNHTMNQILHGPECIATDRDENLYVTETGNHCVSIFKPTGELIRTFGTLGKNEGELKFPMGILVDKNGSVFVAELLNNRIQIF; this is encoded by the exons ATGCTAGATCTCTATCTGTTATTCCTGAAGCTTGTCCTTTCTGCAGTGAAAG AGAGATGCAGAAAAGAATTCACAATCCTCAATGATGATGCAGAGAATCTTCCCGATGCATTACCTGTATACTACAAGCGAGATTTGAAAAGCCTAAAAAACAAAATTGAAACTCACGAAGCTAGATGTCGCATTTGCATACAAAGAAAACGTATTGTGTGCACAGCTGTTGCTGTTTGCAGTTCCTGTAATTTTCTTTGTAAGGAGTGTATACACGAGCATAAAAGTCAATACCCAGACCACGAAATAGTGTCGCTGCTAGAGTTGTCACAATCTGATAGTGATGTAATGCATCATGGCCTTCTCAAACGACAACGAAGTAGGAGCTTCACTCAAAAAGCAAGATGTAGTATTCCCAGTCATTTCAGAGAGCCTGCACAGCAGTACTGCCTTGATTGCCGGATATTTGTGTGCGCAAAGTGTGAAGAAGTACACTCCAGTCATACCCTGATGGAAATGCAACAAGCTGCACAGGTATGTAAGCAAAGCCTCATTGATAAAATACCTAATGTCCGTGTTGTCCATAAACGAGTGGCAGGAGCATCACGTGACGTCCAAATTACTAAAACCTCTATTGATGATCAGGAAGCAGTTTTAAGAAGTTCAATTGAGCATGCATTCACTAAACTACTCAAGATCCTCGATCGAAGAAAGCAGGAAATGATTTCAAGACTTTCTGATATCTCTAACGAAAAGATTAAAAGATTAAGAGATCAAGAAGATGAACTTACGAGACTGGCAGCCGAATTTGAAAGACTTGAACAATATATCGAATCAACGGTAAATATGTCAACAGATTATGAGTTGTTACATAGCTACAAATTCATTGAGGAGCAGtcacacagtacacaacaAAAGGGTTCTAAGCTTCCTATTCAACCGGTTGAAGCAGCAAACATTGCTCTGAAAAATAGCAGCGAATCCCACCTCCGCGACCTCAGTTTAAAACATCTGAATATTTTTGTTGAGCAAGCGAATGCCAGCTCATGTACTGCAGAAGGAGCTGGGCTTAAAATAGCTGAAACAGAAAAGTTTGCTCGTTTTTCCATTAAAGTTGTTGACAAGAATCATGAGCCGTGTTCATGGATTCAAAACGTTACCGCTACACTTAAGTGCGTCGATAACGATTTCTCCTTATCTACCGAAATCGTAGAGAGCAGCACAAACACGTATGAGGCTTGCTATAGCCCTCAATTCCGTGGAGCACATAAGCTATCTGTTTTTGTGAACGGCAACCCGATTACTGGTAGTCCATTCTCCGTAGATGTGACGAAACCACTGATAGAACTTGGGAAATCACAGGGAACAATGTATGGTGTAACAGGGCCGCGTGGAATTGTTGTGAACAAGTTAAATAACATTCTTGTCTGTGAGTGGAATGGCCACAAAATAGTGGAAGTAGACAAACTCGGGAGGCAGATTTGCGAGTTCGGAAAAGGTGAGGTACATCACCCAGCTAGCATTGCTGTTGCAGAGGACGGTAGCATGTTCATCACCGATGCAGCAGGAAAAGAATGCTGTCTAGCAAAGTACGGTGAGGATGGACGCTTGCTAAAAAAAATTGGGGCCGAGGGAAAGAAGGTATGTGAATTTTTAAACCCTCGGGGTGTTCGAATCAGAGAAAATAAAGAGGTGTGGGTTTGCGATCGAGACAACCATCGAATACAGATATTTAGTTTAAGCCTCGCTTTTCTGCGCACTTTTGATATCAGTCAAATTGATTCACATCTGGAGCAAAAGCCAAAACCAAATGACGTAATTTTCAATAAATCAGGAAATTTTTACATCACTGATTTTGGTAACCACTGCATTCTTTGTTTCAGTGCATCTGGAGATTACCGTTTTAGTTTTTCGGGTAATCACACAATGAACCAAATACTGCACGGTCCAGAGTGCATTGCCACAGATAGAGATGAAAATCTATATGTAACTGAAACTGGAAATCACTGTGTGTCGATATTTAAACCAACTGGTGAACTCATTCGAACATTTGGGACTCTGGGCAAGAATGAGGGCGAATTGAAATTTCCAATGGGTATTCTTGTAGACAAAAATGGTAGTGTCTTTGTAGCAGAGTTATTAAATAACCGTATACAAATATTTTAG